One part of the Panthera leo isolate Ple1 chromosome D4, P.leo_Ple1_pat1.1, whole genome shotgun sequence genome encodes these proteins:
- the TMEFF1 gene encoding tomoregulin-1 isoform X3: MQNNEIIKPAKYFSELEKSILLALVEKYKYVLECKKSDARTIALKQRTWQALAHEYNSQPSVSLRDFKQLKKCWENIKARTKKIMAHERREKVKRSVSPLLSTHVLGKEKIANMLPEQLYFLQSPPEEEPEYHPDSAAQESFAVSNRELCDDEKEFIHFPVCEGTSQPEPSCSAVRITANKHYRSKTSQEGALKKMHEEEHHQQMSILQLQLIQMNEVHVAKIQQIERECEMAEEEHRIKMEVLNKKKMYWERKLQTFTKEWPVSSFNRPFPNSP, from the exons atgcaaaacaacgAAATTATAAAACCTGCCAAATACTTTTCGGAATTGGAAAAGAGCATCCTGCTTGCTTTGGTAGAAAAGTACAAATATGTGCTGGAATGTAAGAAAAGCGACGCGCGAACTATTGCCCTCAAGCAGCGTACCTGGCAGGCGCTTGCCCATGAATACAACTCTCAGCCAAGTGTGTCACTGCGGGATTTCAAACAGCTAAAGAAGTGCTGGGAGAACATCAAGGCTCGGACCAAAAAGATTATGGCccatgagaggagagagaaggtgaaACGGAGTGTCAGCCCTCTTCTGAGCACCCACGTCCTAGGGAAGGAGAAGATTGCCAACATGCTGCCAGAGCAGCTCTACTTCTTGCAGAGCCCCCCGGAAGAGGAGCCTGAATACCACCCTGACAGTGCAGCCCAAG AATCATTTGCTGTTTCAAATAGAGAACTGTGCGATGATGAGAAAGAGTTCATACATTTTCCTGTGTGTGAGGGGACCTCTCAACCTGAACCCTCGTGTTCAGCTGTCAGAATAACAGCCAATAAACACTACAGGAGCAAAACCTCTCAGGAAGGTGCTTTAAAAAAGATGCATGAGGAAGAACACCATCAACAAATGTCCATCTTACAGCTGCAGCTGATACAGATGAATGAGGTGCATGTGGCCAAAATCCAGCAGATAGAGCGGGAGTGTGAGATGGCAGAGGAGGAACACAGGATAAAAATGGAAGTTCTCAATAAAAAGAAGATGTATTGGGAAAGGAAGCTACAAACTTTCACCAAGGAGTGGCCTGTCTCCTCATTTAACCGGCCCTTTCCCAATTCACCCTAA